The genomic region CTCGAGGAACAAACGCTCGAAGGCAGTAATTACAGGGTCTTCACGCGTTGAATCGAGCGCTTCGCACAACAACAGGAAGCGCGAGGCATGATCGGTAACGGTGAGCGGATAGCAGTAGCGGCCATTGCCGAGCTTGAACTCGCCCTTGAAGTCGGTGCACCACAAATCATTGGGTCCGGTACCCGTGGACAGCGGCGTGCCGCGCGCGCGGTGGCGCGGCCCGCCGCCACGCTTGACCAGGCCATGGCGATCGAGCACCGCATGGATGGTGCTTTTGGCCGGAATCCTGACATCGCCATCGAGCCGCCGGACCAGCAGTTCGCGGATCTTGCGCGCGCCCCAGTGCGGTTTCTCGGCTTTGAGGCGGACAATCAGACCCTCGATTTGCTCCGGGAGCTGATTGGCATAGCGTACCGGCCGTCTGGACCGATCGCTCAGGGCGGCCAGCCCCTGCTCTTTGTAGCGATCGAAAATCTTATAGCCGGTCTTGCGGGATACGCCGAACTCCCGGCACACATCCGTCATGGCTTCCCCATCCAGAAGCCTGGCCACAAAGCGAAGGCGTTCTTCCATGACCGAACTCGCTTTCCACGGCATCCACACCTCCCGCAGAACAAAAGCGGAAAGTGTAATCCATGTGTCCGGTACGTTTTGTCACCTATGTCTCGGGCCGCTCACGTTGTCCGCTCCAATTGCCGCTGTCCAAATGGCGGCGTCAAAACCCGGTCGCGATGCGGCAACCTGGCCGCAGTTTATTCCATCATTCAACCAGTACATGCGTCGTGGGAAAAGCCCCAAAGGCTCATGAGCGTCTCTCCCGCGCCTTCGGCCGCCACAACGCGTCGTGAAGTCGCGCCATGCAGAAACGCGCCTGTACACGGTGGCGTGACCTCCATAACTTCCGCGGCGCAATGTGAGGAGATGCGACGTGGCGAAGAAGACGGCGACCAGGAAGAAATCTGCTGCGAAGAAAGCAGCGAAGACCTCCAGCAAGACAAGCGCCGTTCGCAAGGGCAAGGTCGCGAAGGCTGCAACCAAGCCGGTCAAGCAGGCAGCTCCGCGCAAATCATCGGCACCACGCCGCCCAAAAGGCCCGGCCTGGCAATGGTCGGCGGTCGAGACCGCAGCCGCCATCCGCTCCAGCGCCATCTCGGCGGTCGAGACCGTCGAGGCGCATCTCGAGCGGATGCGGGCCGTCAATCCGCGACTGAACGCGGTTGTCGTCGATCTCTCTGAGGAGGCGCTGGCCGCGGCGCATGCGGCCGACAAGCGGCGCGCGAAGGGCGGCGAGCTCGGCCTTCTGCACGGCGTACCGATCACGATCAAGGAGAACGTCGACTACGAGGGCCGTCCGAACTTCAATGGCGTCCCCGCCAACAAGGACCTCATCGCGCCGTCGGATTCGCCGGTGGTGCGCAACCTGAAGAAGGCTGGCGCGATCATCATCGGCCTCACCAACACGCCGGAATTCTCCTTCCGCGGCTTCACCGACAATCCCCTGCACGGGCTGACGCTCAATCCCTGGGATCCCAATATCACCTGCGGCGGCTCCTCGGGCGGTGCGGGTTCGGCGGTCGCCGCCGGCATAGGCACCATCGCGCACGGCAACGACATCGGCGGCTCGCTGCGCTGGCCGGCGCATTGCAACGGCGTTGCGACCATCAAGCCGACGCAGGGACGTATTCCGGCCTTCAACGCAAGCGCAACCGCCGAGCGGCCGATGCTGGCGCATCTGATGTCGGCGCAGGGGCCGCTCGCCCGCCACGTCGCCGACGTCAGGCTCGCGCTGGAGGTGATGAGCCAGCGCGATCCGCGCGATCCCTGGTGGGTACCGGCGCCGCTGGTCGGGCCGAAGCCGAAGGGGCCGATCAAGGTCGCGCTCGCCAGGATTCCTGAAGACATGGACGTCGATCCGCACGTCGCGGCGGCGTTGCGTCAGGCCGCCGATCACCTGGAGCGTTCCGGCTATCGCGTCAGCGAGGTCGATGTGCCCGACATCGACGGCGTCTGGCAGACCTGGTGCGACATCATCACCAACGAGACGATGGTGATGCAGGAGGCCGGCATGCTGAAGGTGACGTCGGAAGACTTCCACAAGGCGTGGGGCGGCATGAAAGCCAAGGCCAACGTGCTCGACCTCAAGGCCTGGATGCAGGCGACCGCCGCGCGCAACGGCCACATTCGCGCCTGGCAATTGTTCTTCGAGGAGTATCCGGTGGTGCTGGCACCGACCACGGTGAAGCCGACGCCTAGCCCGCGCGAGGACACTGTCAGCCCCCAGCGCGTGCGCGAGATTTTCTGGGGCGAGATCCGCTTCATCTCCGCGATCAACGTGCTGGGCCTGCCGGGCGCCGTGGTGCCGGTGACGCTGCACGATGGCCAGCCGATCGGCGTGCAGCTCATTGCCGGGCGCTATCGCGAGGATCTCGCGCTCGATGCAGCGGCCGCGATCGAGAAGCGCGCCGGCGTGCTCGCCCATCGGCTGTGGGAACAGATGGACTGATAGGGCAGCGAAGTTGTTTCCCTCTCCCCTTGTGGGAGAGGGTGGCTCGCCGCGCAGCGGCGAGACGGGTGAGGGGTCTCTCTCCGCTAACGCAAGCTTGGCCGTATGGATAGAGACCCCTCATCCGGCGCTTCGCGCCACCTTCTCCCACAAGGGGAGAAGGGAGTGCAGCGTGTTCGCTGCCGCCAACCGCAAAACTTCATTAATCCAATTTGACTTGAATTTTGGCCAATTCCCCAACAACCGTTAGGGTTACTTCCTCGATCTCTAGACGAATTATTGTCCGCTTTACCACCCGCCTCTAACAGAGGGACGGCGGACAACGCACATGCCTCATACAGGCCAATAAGTGCGGCCCGCTCCACGCGGAGGTGGCACGATGCGCAACGAGACGATCGCTATTCACGCCGGCTACGAGCCCGAAGCCACCACGCACGCGGTTGCCGTGCCGATCTACCAGACCGCGGCTTACGCCTTCGACAGCGCCGATCACGGCGCGGCGCTCTTCAATCTCGAGACCGAAGGCTATCGCTACAGCCGCATCGCCAATCCGACCAGCGCGGTGCTGGAGAAACGTATCGCCGAGCTCGAGGGCGGCGTCGGCGCGCTTGCGGTCGCGACCGGGCAGGCCGCGCTGCATTTCGCCTTCGTCAACGTCGCCGACCACGGCGGCAACATCGTTTCCGTGCCACAGCTCTATGGCACCACGCATACGCTGCTCTCGCACATCCTGCCGCGGCAGGGCATCACCGGCCGCTTCGCCGAGAGCGACAAGCCCGAGGCAATCGAAAGGCTGATCGACGAGAACACCCGCGCCGTGTTCGCCGAAACCATCGGCAATCCCGCCGGCAATGTCTGCGACATCGAAGCACTGGCGAAGGTCGCCCACGCACACGGCGTGCCGCTGATCGTCGACAATACCGTTGCAACGCCCATCCTGCTCAAGCCGTTCGAATACGGCGCCGACATCGCCGTGCATTCGCTGACCAAGTTTCTGGGCGGTCACGGCACCACGCTCGGCGGCGCCATCGTCGACTCCGGAAATTTCCCCTGGGCCAAGCACGCCGACCGCTTCCCCGGCTACAACAAGCCGGATGCCTCCTATCACGGCCTCGTCTATGCCGAGCGCTTCGGCCGCACAGCCTATATCGAGCGCGCGCGCAGCATCTATCAGCGCACCATGGGTTCGGTGCTGTCGCCGTTCAACGCCTTCCTGCTGCTCCAGGGCATCGAAACCGTCGCGCTGCGCATGGAGCGCCACTGCGAAAACGCCCGCAAGGTCGCCGAATTCCTGCGCAAGGATCCGCGCGTGGCCTGGGTCAACTACACCGGCTTCCCGGACAGTCCCTATTATCCGCTGGTGCAGAAATATCTCGACGGCAACGCCTCGTCGCTGTTCACCTTCGGCATCAAGGGCGGCATGGAAGCCGGCAAGTCCTTCTACGATGCGCTGAAGCTGATCACGCGCCTCGTCAATATCGGCGATGCCAAGTCGCTGGCCTGCCATCCGGCCTCGACCACGCACCGGCAGATGTCGGCGGAGCAGCAGCGGGTCGCCGGCGTTTTGCCGGAAACGATCCGCTTGTCGATCGGCATCGAGCATTGCCAGGACATCATCGAGGACCTCGATCAGGCACTGGAAAAGGCCTGCCGGTCCGCGCGCCTCCAGGCCGCGGAGTAGGCGGCGGCGCCAATGACGATCCTGATCGACAGGGATCAAGCTATATCGAGCCCGGCGCTGGTGCCGGGAGCGGGCGATCTGGCGCGCGAGCCCGGCGGCACCGAGCTCACGATCGGGTTGATCAACAACATGCCGGATCCGGCGCTGAAGGCGACCGAGCGGCAGTTCATGAAGCTGCTGCAAGCCGCAGCAGGTCCGCGCCGCATCCGCTTTCACTGCTTCTCGCTGCCCTCGGTGAAACGCTCGCCGGAAGCGAGATGGCATGTCGAGAGCGAATACTCGGAACTCACCGAGCTCAGACGCCACAAGTTCGACGGCCTGATCGTGACCGGCGCCGAGCCGATCGCGCCTGAGCTCGACCAGGAACCGTATTGGCGCGATCTCACCGAGCTGATCGACTGGGCCAAGGTCAACACGCGCTCGACGATCTGGTCGTGCCTCGCTGCGCATGCCGCGGTGCTGCATCTCGACCGCATCGAACGGCGGCCGCTGCCGGCCAAATGTCACGGCATTTTCGACTGCGAAGCCGTGACCAGGGATCCGCTGACGCGGGCCGCGCCCGCTCCACTCAAGGTGTCGCATTCGCGTCTCAACGAGATCGCCGAGAGCGACCTCGTTGAGGCCGGCTACCAGGTGCTGACGCGTTCGGCAAAGGCCGGCGTCGATACCTTCGTCCGCCAATATGCGAGCCGATTCGTGTTCTTCCAGGGCCATCCGGAATATGACGCACTGTCGCTTCAGCGTGAATATCTGCGCGACATCGGCCGTTATCTCGCGTGTGAGCGCGACAATTATCCGCATCTGCCCGTGAGCTATTTTGACGCTTCGACCGAAGAGAAGCTGGTCCGCTTCGAGAAACAGGCAAGGCACCAGCGCCACCCCGCGCTCAGCAACGAGCTGCCCGCGCTGAATTTGCGTGCCGATATTGCCGCGGGCAGCGCCGCGGCGGCATTGTTCCGGAACTGGCTGCAATATCTCGGCGCGGGGACCGACGCGTCGGTGCTTGCACGTTAGGTCGGGACGACGGCATCGACGTTAGGACTAACGAAGTGTGTAGCTTGCCTCGAGCGGCGCACGAATGCTTCAGTGACGGCGGGGCAGACAGGAAATGCGAGTCGTGTGGTCGGCACTCCAGGGACGCGTGAGCAATCGGCTGGCCCGGCACTTTCGTGCCGCGCCGCACCGTCTGCCCGCGCATGCGCCCATGGTGAGCTTCACCTTCGACGATGCCCCCGATAGCGCCGCAGGCGAGGGCGCCGAGCTTCTGGAGCAGCATGGCGGCCGCGGTACCTTCTATCTCGCGGGCAGCCTGGTCGATCGTCCCTCGGACCATTGGCACGGCCTGTCGAACGACGCGATCGTGCGGCTTCACCGGGCCGGGCACGAGATTGCGTGCCACACCTTCTCGCACCAGAGTGCGGTCAATCTCGACGAGACCGCCATGGCCCGCGAGATCGAGCGAAACCGCAGCCATTTTCGCGGCATCGATTCCTCGATCACGCTCGAAAATTTTGCTTACCCCTATGGCATCGCGTCGGTGTGGCGCAAGCCGCAGCTCGCCAAGACCTTCCGCTCGGCGCGCGGCATCCTTCCCGGCGTCAATCGCGACGTCATCGATCTCCAGTTCCTGCGGGCCTCGCCCCTGGTCGATCGCGAGATCAATACGACGGGTGTCGATGGCTATTTCGACGAGGCGGTCGAGAGCGGCGGATGGCTGATCTTCTACGGTCATGACGTCGCCAACGCGCCGAGCCCGTATGGCTGCACGCCGGACCTGATGCGCCATGCGCTGCAGGCCGCCGCGAGGCGCGACATGCCGATCGTGACGGTCGCGGAAGCGCTGCGGAGGATCGGGGCGTAAGAAAGTTTTCTTCCCACGAAGGGTGGAAGGCGGCGTCCTGCGGAGCAAACAGCCTTGCCACGCCTGCGCGGTCATGCGACTGGCCTTGTGACGAATCTCACGGCCTCACCCCGACATGCCCATGTCCTCTCCTTCCACCGCTCCGCTGCCTGCGCCGGCCCAGGGCCGCGATGCGCTGTCGGTGCTGCGTTCGGTGTTCGGCCTGCCCGGGTTCCGCGGCGCGCAGGGCGAGATCATCCGGCACGTCACCGGCGGCGGCAATTGCCTGGTGTTGATGCCGACCGGCGGCGGCAAGTCGCTGTGCTATCAATTGCCGGCGCTGCTGCGCGAAGGCTGCGGTGTCGTGGTGTCGCCCTTGATTGCGCTGATGCGCGACCAGGTCGCCGCCATGCTCGAAGCCGGGGTCAACGCGGCCGCGCTGAACTCGTCGCTGACCCCGCAGGAAGCCTCCGACATCGAGCGGCGCCTGATCGTGGGTGATCTCGACCTGCTCTATGTCGCGCCGGAACGGCTGCTGACGCCGCGCTGCCTGGCGCTGCTGGCGCGGGCGAAGGTGGCGCTGTTCGCGATCGACGAAGCGCATTGCGTCTCGCAATGGGGCCATGATTTCCGCCCCGAATATGTCGGCCTGTCGATCATCGCCGAGCGCTTTCCCGACGTGCCGCGCATCGCGCTGACCGCGACTGCCGACGAATTGACCCGCAAGGAGATCGTCGAGCGGCTTCAGCTTGCAGACAGTCCGCACTTCGTCTCCAGCTTCGACCGTCCCAACATCCGTTACGAGATCGTCGACAAGCGCAACGCGGTGTCGCAGCTCAAGGATTTCATGCGGGAGCGTCACGCAGGTGATGCGGGCGTCGTTTATTGTCTCTCCCGCAAACGGGTCGAGGAGGTCGCCGCGGCGCTCGACGACGCCGGCATTGCCGCGTTGCCCTATCATGCCGGGCTCGACAGCGGCGTGCGCTCGCGCAACCAGGACCGCTTCCTCAACGAGGACGGCATCGTCATCGTCGCGACCATTGCCTTCGGCATGGGCATCGACAAGCCGGACGTGCGCTTCGTCGCGCATCTCGATCTACCCAAGAGCATCGAGGCCTATTACCAGGAGACAGGACGCGCCGGCCGCGACGGCAAGCCGTCGGCGGCCTGGATGGCCTACGGTCTCTCGGACATCGTGCAGCAGCGCCGCATGATCGACGAGTCGAGCGGCTCCGACGAATTCAAGCGGGTCTCGATTGGCAAGCTCGATGCGCTCGTTGGCCTCGCCGAAACGCCGCACTGCCGGCGCCGGCGGCTGCTCGCCTATTTCGGCGAGATCGTGATGGGCGAGGGCTGCGGCAATTGCGACAATTGCCTGACGCCGCCGAAAATGCGCGACGGCAGGGTGCTGGCGCAAAAACTGCTATCCTGTGCCTATCGCACCGGGCAGCGTTTCGGCGCGATGCACCTCATCGACGTGCTGATCGGACGCCTGACCGAGAAGGTGACGCAGTTCGGTCACGACAAGCTCACCGTTTTCGGCATCGGACGCGAGCTCAACGAGAAGCAGTGGCGTACGGTGCTGCGGCAGCTCGTGGCGATGGGACATTTGCTGAGTGAGAGCGAATCGTTCGGCGCGCTGAAGCTGACGGATTCGTCGCGCGGCGTGCTGCGGGGCGAAACGGAAGTGTGGCTGCGCGAAGAGGCGCCCGGCGTCCGGATCCGTTCGAGCCGCGCCAAGTCCCGCCGCAGTGATCTGGCCCCGGCAGCCGACGCGCCGCAGGGCGATGTCGATCCTGAATTGCGCGCGCGGCTACGAGCGTGGCGCTCGGACATTGCCCGCGCACGTGGCGTGCCGGCCTACGTCGTGCTGCATGACGCCACCATCGACGGCATCGTTCGCGCATGGCCGACCACGCTGGACGAACTGCGCAATGTGCCCGGCATCGGAGACAAGAAGCTCGAGCATTACGGCGACGAGCTGCTGCAGATCGTCAGGACGCGGTAGGGCGCGGGCACACCTCCGCCGTCATCCCGGACAAGCGCAGCGAAGCGGAGCGCCGATCCGGGATCCATAGCCACGGGCCGTAGGAAAAGGCACGCTGACTGCCTCAGCGTGTTTCAACAATTGGCAGTCGGGGTAATCGGTCCTGGCTTTCGCCAGGACGACACTCGTCGGGAGGTGCGCGCCGCCTCACATCACCGACGCGCTAGCCGTTCCGGAACGCATATCCATAGCCGTTCAGCGCCGGCGCGCCGCCGAGATGGGCGTAGAGGATCTTTGCGCCCTTCTCGAAATAGCCCTTCTGCGTGAGATCGATCAGGCCCTGCATCGACTTGCCCTCGTAGACGGGGTCGGTGATCATGGCTTCGAGACGCGCGGTGAGGCGGATTGCCTCCTTGGTTTCTTCCGACGGCACGCCGTAGGCGGGATAAGCATAATCCTCGATCAGCACGACGTCGTCGGCGACGAGATCCTTGCCGAGCTCGACGAGCTTGGCCGTGTTCTGTGCGATCGAGAGCACCTGCGCCTTGGTCTGCGCCGGGGTGAAGGAGGCGTCGATGCCGATCACCTTTCGCGCGCGGCCATCGGCGGCGAAGCCGACCAGCATGCCGGCATGGGTCGAGCCGGTGACGGTGCAGACCACGATGTAGTCGAACTTGAAGCCGAGTTCGGCTTCCTGCTTGCGCACTTCCTCGGCGAAGCCGACATAGCCGAGGCCGCCGAATTTGTGCACGGAGGCGCCGGCGGGAATCGCATAGGGCTTGCCGCCCGCCGCCTTCACCTCCTCGATCGCGTCCTCCCAGCTCTTGCGGATGCCGATGTCGAAGCCGTCGTCGACCAGGCGCACGTCGGCGCCCATGATGCGCGACAGCATGATGTTGCCGACGCGGTCATAGACGGCGTCCTCGTGCGGCACCCAGGCCTCCTGCACCAGGCGGCACTTCATGCCGATCTTGGCCGCGACGGCCGCGATCATGCGGGTGTGGTTGGACTGCACGCCACCGATCGAGACCAGCGTGTCGGCGTTCGAGGCGATCGCGTCGGGGATGATGTATTCGAGCTTGCGCAGCTTGTTGCCGCCATAAGCGAGGCCGGAATTGCAGTCCTCGCGCTTGGCATAGACCTCGACATTGCCGCCGAGATGCTTTGACAGCCGCTCCAGCTTCTCGATGGGCGTCGGACCGAAGGTCAGCGGATAGCGCGCGAATTTTTCGAGCATCGTCAGGTCATCCCGATTGGCGTTAATGTCTGATAAAACGCTAGCATCGCTGCGTAAAAAGGTGCTTTCAAATACTGCGGCTCTGTTGCGCATGTTCTTGCAGAAAGTGCCATATAGCGTAGTCTTCCTTTCGCCGAAAACCCTAATTTCGGAAGCTTCTTCCATGTCCGTTCGTCTTGACCGTATCGACCTTAAGATGTTGCGATTGCTGCAAAATAACGGCCGGCTCAGCAACGCCGAGCTGGCCGAAACCGTCGCCATCAGTCCCGCCACCTGTCATCGCCGCACCCAACGCCTGTTCGAGCACGGCTTCATCGCCGCCGTGCGCGCCATGGTTGCGCCGAAGAAGGTCGCAAAGGGCACGCTGGTGATGGTCGGGGTCGTGCTCGACCGTTCGACGCCGGAGAGCTTTGCGATCTTCGAGCAGGCGATCACCAGGCTGAAATTCGTGCTCGACTGTCACCTCGTCGCCGGCGACTTCGACTATTTCCTCAAGATCCGCGTCGGCGACATGGAGGACTTCAACCGTATCCACGGCGAGCAACTGATCGCGCTGCCCGGCGTGCGCCAGACCCGCACCTTCTTCGTGATGAAGGAAGTCGTCGACAACGCGCCGCTGGAGTTTTGAGCGGAAGCTATTGATGCGCGTTCCGCATCATGGGAGATTCAGATGATGCAGACATTCCCCTTCCGCCACCTCAATCCGGCGGGGCCGGCCTATCGGCGCGGCTGGGTCGACGAAGCCGTGGCCGCGATCGAGGCCGACCAGTGCCGCACGGCCGACACGCATCTGATCCGGCTGATCGTGCCGGCGCTCGCTGGCATCGACATCTATCTGAAAGATGAGTCGACGCATCCGACCGGCAGCCTGAAGCACCGGCTCGCGCGCTCGCTCTTCCTTTACGCGCTCTGCAACGGCCACATCCGCGAACGCACGCCTGTCGTCGAGGCCTCGTCGGGATCGACCGCAGTGTCGGAAGCCTATTTCGCGCAGATGATCGGTGTGCCCTTCTATGCCGTGATGCCGCGCACGACCTCGGCGGAGAAGATCGCCGCGATCGAGCATTACGGCGGTAACTGCCATCTGATCGACGACGGCCGCGCGCTGTATGCGGAGGCCGGCGCGCTGGCCGCACGGCTGGGCGGCCACTACATGGACCAGTTCACCTTCGCCGAGCGCGCCACCGACTGGCGCGGCAACAACAACATAGCCGAATCCATCTTCACGCAATTGCAGGGCGAGCCGCGCCCGCTGCCGGACTGGATTGTGATGGGCGCGGGCACCGGCGGCACCTCGGCTACCATTGGACGCTACTTGCGTTATCGCCAATATCCGACGCGGCTGTGCGTCGCCGATGTCGAGCATTCCGCTTTCTTCGACTGCTTCAGCTCGCAGGACCGCTCCCATGTTTGCGACCGCCCCTCGCTGATCGAAGGTGTCGGGCGGCCGCGCTGCGAGCCGTCCTTCGTGCCGGGCGTGGTCGACCGCATGATGAAGATCCCGGATGCGGCGACGATCGCGGCGATGAACGTGCTGTCGCGCCGGCTGCGCCGCGCGGTGGGGGGCTCTACGGGCACCAATTTCCTGGCGCTGTGCCGGCTCGCCTCGGACATGCGAAAGGTGAATCAGACGGGGTCGCTGGTGACGCTGATCTGCGATTCCGGCGAGCGCTACCGGCAGACCTATTATGAGCCCGCCTGGCTGAAAGCGCGCGGACTCGATCCAGCGCCGTTCGAGGCGGCCTTGTCGTCCTTCCTCGATACAGCGCACCCACTGGCACTTGAGTTCGAAGACGTAACGAATCCGCAGAACTTGCTAAATCCTGAGGCCTGATAGCTGGCGCTTCCCTGCCATTTGCAAGATTGCACGGCCGTCACGGCAACTTCACTTGCCTTGCGCGTGCGTGCGGGCGAGCTTCGCGGCTTCTTAACGAGGAGACCTGCCGTGCGCCTTCCCATTCTCGATCCGAAAGACCTGAGTGCCGAACAGAAGCCGCTCTATGACGACATGCGAGCGGGCATCAAGGACCACTTCAAGGGCTTTGTGAACATGCGCGACGACGGCGCGCTGCTCGGGCCCTGGAATCCATGGATCCGCGAGCCGCGCTTCGGCAAGCCTGTGTGGGAGCTGGTCAAGGCGATCGCGGCGAACCCGCTGCTGCCGGCTCCGGTGCGTGAGGTCGCGATCCTCGTCACCGGTTCGCATTTCCGCTCCGGCTACGAGCTCTATGCGCATGTGCTGGTCGCCGAGCAGCGCGGCCTCTCCGACGAGAAGCTCGCGACCATCGTCGCCGGACAGCGGCCGGTCGATCTCACCAAGCAGGAAGCCGTCGCCTACGACGTGGCGTCCGCATTGGTCAGCGGCGGCGTGCTGCCGGAACTGACTTATCGGGCCGCGGTCAAGGAATTCGGCGAGCACGGTGCGGCCGAACTGTCCTATCTCGTCGGCGTTTACTGCATGGTGTCGGTCACGCTGAACACGTTCGACGTGCCGGTGCCGGACTGACCACACTGCCCCAGCTGCTGGACTGGACGGAAGCGTCACGGTACCCTGCCGCCGCCATGGCGATGCATTCGCCGGTCACGATCGAAGTGCAATGAAGAGGGAACGACAGCCATGGACACGTCACGCCGCATCCTGCTCGCCGGACTGGCGGGACTCGCCGTTGCGCCGACCGCTGCGGGAGCCGCGCCCTCGGCCGCTGCCGATGACGTGACGGTCGCCGAAGAGCGCTTTGCGCGCATGATCGCGGCTGCGCATGCGCCCGAAATCACCTGCGCGCGACAGGCCGAGCGTTACGCGGATGCGCATTGGCCGAACTACGTTGCGGCGGCGCGTTCGGTCATCGAGGCGAGAGCGTGAGGCATTCTCTTTCCTCTCCCGTTGCGGGAGGCGGCAACACCAGGTGCTTCACGTCCCCACCGCCCGCCTGACCTGCTCACCGATCTGCGACAGCACGAGCTGCGCCTGCGGCAGAATTGCGCCCATGGCGTGGAAATTGTGGACCATGCCCTCGTGGCAGACGTGCTCGACCGTGACGCCCGCGGCGAGCAGCTTGCGGGCATAGGCATTGCCCTCGTCGCGCATCGGGTCGAACTCCGCGGTGTGAATGACGGCGGT from Bradyrhizobium lupini harbors:
- a CDS encoding PLP-dependent cysteine synthase family protein; amino-acid sequence: MQTFPFRHLNPAGPAYRRGWVDEAVAAIEADQCRTADTHLIRLIVPALAGIDIYLKDESTHPTGSLKHRLARSLFLYALCNGHIRERTPVVEASSGSTAVSEAYFAQMIGVPFYAVMPRTTSAEKIAAIEHYGGNCHLIDDGRALYAEAGALAARLGGHYMDQFTFAERATDWRGNNNIAESIFTQLQGEPRPLPDWIVMGAGTGGTSATIGRYLRYRQYPTRLCVADVEHSAFFDCFSSQDRSHVCDRPSLIEGVGRPRCEPSFVPGVVDRMMKIPDAATIAAMNVLSRRLRRAVGGSTGTNFLALCRLASDMRKVNQTGSLVTLICDSGERYRQTYYEPAWLKARGLDPAPFEAALSSFLDTAHPLALEFEDVTNPQNLLNPEA
- a CDS encoding carboxymuconolactone decarboxylase family protein — its product is MRLPILDPKDLSAEQKPLYDDMRAGIKDHFKGFVNMRDDGALLGPWNPWIREPRFGKPVWELVKAIAANPLLPAPVREVAILVTGSHFRSGYELYAHVLVAEQRGLSDEKLATIVAGQRPVDLTKQEAVAYDVASALVSGGVLPELTYRAAVKEFGEHGAAELSYLVGVYCMVSVTLNTFDVPVPD